A window of Nitrospirota bacterium genomic DNA:
AACTGCGATGTGCGGGAGCGCTGCTTCCGCTCATTGTTCAGATAGGCCTCGACCTGGAGGTCGCCGGGGTCGACGTCGGTCTCGATCCAGGGGCCGATTGGACAGAATGTGTCGAAGGATTTTGCGCGCGTCCACTGCCCGTCCTTTTTCTGGAGGTCCCGGGCCGTCACATCGTTTGCGCACGTGTACCCGAGGATGTGGCTGCCTGCCTCGCCGGGGCTGATGTTCCGGACATGGTCCCTGATCACAACGCCGAGCTCCGCCTCATAGTCGACGCGGCCGCTCATTGCGGGGTATAAGATGGGCTCGCCGGGACCGATGACGGTCGTGGCCGGCTTCAGGAAGAGGATCGGATCGTCCGGAACAGGGAAGCCGAGTTCTTCCGCGTGGTCCCGGTAGTTCAGCCCCACGGCGACCACCTTGGACGGCAGGCACGGCGGGAGAAGTACGACCCGGGAGAGGGAATGGCGGGCCTGGAGCATCTTGAAGGGGGAGAAAAAATTTCCCTCCAGCTCCGCGATCTCGTCACCGTTCACGATGCCGCAGACCGGCCTGCCTTCCGCGAGGAACCTCACCAGTCTCATGGGAAGCCCTGCCGGCTACTTGCCGTCGATCCAAGCCTCGAGCGGCTCTGCAGCAAGGAATC
This region includes:
- a CDS encoding fumarylacetoacetate hydrolase family protein; the protein is MRLVRFLAEGRPVCGIVNGDEIAELEGNFFSPFKMLQARHSLSRVVLLPPCLPSKVVAVGLNYRDHAEELGFPVPDDPILFLKPATTVIGPGEPILYPAMSGRVDYEAELGVVIRDHVRNISPGEAGSHILGYTCANDVTARDLQKKDGQWTRAKSFDTFCPIGPWIETDVDPGDLQVEAYLNNERKQRSRTSQFIFKVPFLVSFISKVMTLLPGDLIITGTPSGIGPMKPGDEIEVRIEGIGSL